A single region of the Pseudomonas solani genome encodes:
- a CDS encoding FMN-dependent NADH-azoreductase codes for MSNVLVIESSARQQGSVSRDLTQAFIAQWQAAHPADQVKVRDLAVEQVPHLDADLLGGWMKPADQHSETEQAALQRSNLLTEELLAADVLVLAAPMYNFAIPSTLKAWLDHVLRAGVTFKYTETGPQGLLTGKRAYVLTARGGVYAGGPFDHQEPYLRQALGFIGIHDVSFIHAEGMNMGAESQEKGIAQAKAQVAKVA; via the coding sequence ATGTCCAACGTCCTCGTGATCGAAAGCAGCGCCCGCCAGCAGGGTTCCGTGTCCCGCGACCTGACCCAGGCCTTCATCGCCCAGTGGCAGGCCGCGCACCCAGCCGACCAGGTCAAGGTCCGCGACCTGGCCGTGGAGCAGGTGCCGCACCTGGATGCCGACCTGCTGGGTGGCTGGATGAAGCCCGCCGACCAGCACAGCGAAACCGAACAGGCCGCCCTGCAGCGCTCCAACCTGCTGACCGAGGAACTGCTGGCCGCCGACGTGCTGGTACTGGCCGCGCCCATGTACAACTTCGCCATCCCCAGCACCCTGAAGGCCTGGCTGGACCATGTGCTGCGGGCCGGCGTCACCTTCAAGTACACCGAGACCGGTCCCCAGGGCCTGCTCACCGGCAAGCGCGCCTACGTGCTGACCGCCCGTGGCGGCGTATACGCCGGCGGCCCGTTCGACCATCAGGAGCCCTATCTGCGCCAGGCCCTGGGCTTCATCGGCATCCACGATGTGTCGTTCATCCATGCCGAGGGCATGAACATGGGCGCCGAGTCCCAGGAAAAGGGCATCGCCCAGGCCAAGGCCCAGGTGGCCAAGGTCGCCTGA